In Hippocampus zosterae strain Florida chromosome 3, ASM2543408v3, whole genome shotgun sequence, a genomic segment contains:
- the LOC127597530 gene encoding CUGBP Elav-like family member 2 isoform X2, with product MSLKSLKEFGVSAERLGSFCKRWMARVQSNGMKMNGSSEHLDQPDPDSIKMFVGQIPRSWSETELKELFEPFGAVHQINILRDRTQNPPQSKGCCFVTFYTRKAALDAQNALHNIKTLSGMHHPIQMKPADSEKTSAVEDRKLFIGMVSKKYGENEVRMMFSSFGQLEECRILRGPDGQSRGCAFVTFATRAMAQNAIKTMHHSQTMEGCSSPLVVKFADTQRDKEQRRLQQQLVQQIQQLNSASTWGNLAGLGSLTPQYLALLQQAASTSNQSTFNSIQRLGVNPLQLQNLATLAAAAAAAQTSGSPTSSSGLSAATSALGALASPAGSTAGSSASAAMNTLASLGTLQGLTGASVGLNNLNALTAGVGGMGALNGGLGSSMANGSAASSMDALTQAYSGMQQYTASALPSLYPQPLLQQSIPGHQKEGPEGANLFIYHLPQEFGDQDLLQMFMPFGNVVSAKVFIDKQTNLSKCFGFVSYDNPVSAQAAIQAMNGFQIGMKRLKVQLKRSKNDSKPY from the exons ATGTCGTTGAAATCCCTGAAGGAGTTTGGCGTTTCGGCCGAACGTCTGGGCTCCTTTTGTAAGCGATGGATGGCTCGCGTCCAGAG CAACGGCATGAAGATGAACGGGTCGTCGGAACACTTGGATCAGCCGGACCCGGACTCCATCAAGATGTTTGTGGGCCAGATCCCTCGCTCCTGGTCGGAAACGGAACTCAAGGAGCTTTTTGAACCCTTTGGAGCCGTGCACCAGATCAACATCCTGCGCGATCGCACCCAGAACCCCCCTCAGAGCAAAG GATGCTGTTTTGTAACTTTTTATACAAGAAAAGCTGCACTGGACGCCCAGAACGCCCTCCACAACATCAAGACCTTAAGCGGG ATGCATCATCCTATTCAGATGAAACCGGCCGACAGTGAGAAAACAAGCG CCGTCGAAGACAGAAAACTCTTCATCGGAATGGTTTCAAAGAAATACGGCGAGAACGAGGTCAGGATGATGTTCTCGTCCTTCGGCCAGCTGGAGGAGTGCCGAATCCTGCGCGGACCCGACGGGCAGAGCAGAG GCTGTGCGTTTGTCACATTTGCTACCAGGGCAATGGCACAGAATGCAATCAAAACCATGCATCACTCTCAGACTATGGAG GGTTGCTCGTCGCCTCTGGTGGTGAAATTTGCCGACACGCAGCGGGATAAAGAGCAGCGCCGTCTGCAGCAGCAACTGGTGCAGCAGATCCAGCAGCTCAACAGCGCCTCCACCTGGGGGAACCTGGCCGGTTTGGGCAGCCTCACGCCTCAGTACCTGGCC TTGCTGCAGCAGGCCGCTTCCACGAGCAACCAGAGCACTTTCAACAGTATCCAGAGGCTAG GTGTGAATCCGCTTCAGCTGCAGAATTTGGCCACGTTAGCCGCAGCGGCCGCGGCGGCGCAGACCTCCGGCAGCCCCACCTCTTCCAGTGGCCTGTCGGCCGCCACCAGTGCGCTCGGAGCTCTGGCCAGCCCAG CCGGCTCGACGGCGGGTTCCAGCGCCAGTGCCGCCATGAACACGTTGGCGTCTCTGGGCACCCTGCAGGGTCTCACCGGGGCTTCCGTTGGCCTCAACAACCTCAACGCTCTCACCGCCGGCGTCGGCG GGATGGGGGCTCTGAACGGAGGTCTGGGCTCGTCCATGGCCAACGGCTCGGCGGCCAGTTCCATGGACGCGCTGACCCAGGCCTACTCGGGCATGCAGCAGTACACGGCCTCGGCCCTGCCCTCCCTCTACCCCCAGCCGCTCCTGCAGCAGAGCATCCCCGGGCACCAGAAGGAAG GGCCGGAGGGCGCCAACCTGTTCATCTACCACCTGCCGCAGGAGTTTGGGGACCAGGACCTCCTGCAGATGTTCATGCCCTTTGGGAACGTGGTGTCGGCCAAAGTGTTCATCGACAAACAGACCAATCTGAGCAAGTGCTTTG GGTTCGTCAGCTACGACAATCCCGTCTCGGCGCAAGCTGCCATCCAGGCCATGAACGGCTTCCAGATCGGAATGAAACGGCTGAAGGTTCAGCTGAAGCGTTCCAAGAACGACAGCAAGCCCTACtga
- the LOC127597530 gene encoding CUGBP Elav-like family member 2 isoform X3, translating into MTSTSYSLDYLPLTDSRLMAAGDAINGMKMNGSSEHLDQPDPDSIKMFVGQIPRSWSETELKELFEPFGAVHQINILRDRTQNPPQSKGCCFVTFYTRKAALDAQNALHNIKTLSGMHHPIQMKPADSEKTSAVEDRKLFIGMVSKKYGENEVRMMFSSFGQLEECRILRGPDGQSRGCAFVTFATRAMAQNAIKTMHHSQTMEGCSSPLVVKFADTQRDKEQRRLQQQLVQQIQQLNSASTWGNLAGLGSLTPQYLALLQQAASTSNQSTFNSIQRLGVNPLQLQNLATLAAAAAAAQTSGSPTSSSGLSAATSALGALASPAGSTAGSSASAAMNTLASLGTLQGLTGASVGLNNLNALTAGVGGMGALNGGLGSSMANGSAASSMDALTQAYSGMQQYTASALPSLYPQPLLQQSIPGHQKEGPEGANLFIYHLPQEFGDQDLLQMFMPFGNVVSAKVFIDKQTNLSKCFGFVSYDNPVSAQAAIQAMNGFQIGMKRLKVQLKRSKNDSKPY; encoded by the exons CAACGGCATGAAGATGAACGGGTCGTCGGAACACTTGGATCAGCCGGACCCGGACTCCATCAAGATGTTTGTGGGCCAGATCCCTCGCTCCTGGTCGGAAACGGAACTCAAGGAGCTTTTTGAACCCTTTGGAGCCGTGCACCAGATCAACATCCTGCGCGATCGCACCCAGAACCCCCCTCAGAGCAAAG GATGCTGTTTTGTAACTTTTTATACAAGAAAAGCTGCACTGGACGCCCAGAACGCCCTCCACAACATCAAGACCTTAAGCGGG ATGCATCATCCTATTCAGATGAAACCGGCCGACAGTGAGAAAACAAGCG CCGTCGAAGACAGAAAACTCTTCATCGGAATGGTTTCAAAGAAATACGGCGAGAACGAGGTCAGGATGATGTTCTCGTCCTTCGGCCAGCTGGAGGAGTGCCGAATCCTGCGCGGACCCGACGGGCAGAGCAGAG GCTGTGCGTTTGTCACATTTGCTACCAGGGCAATGGCACAGAATGCAATCAAAACCATGCATCACTCTCAGACTATGGAG GGTTGCTCGTCGCCTCTGGTGGTGAAATTTGCCGACACGCAGCGGGATAAAGAGCAGCGCCGTCTGCAGCAGCAACTGGTGCAGCAGATCCAGCAGCTCAACAGCGCCTCCACCTGGGGGAACCTGGCCGGTTTGGGCAGCCTCACGCCTCAGTACCTGGCC TTGCTGCAGCAGGCCGCTTCCACGAGCAACCAGAGCACTTTCAACAGTATCCAGAGGCTAG GTGTGAATCCGCTTCAGCTGCAGAATTTGGCCACGTTAGCCGCAGCGGCCGCGGCGGCGCAGACCTCCGGCAGCCCCACCTCTTCCAGTGGCCTGTCGGCCGCCACCAGTGCGCTCGGAGCTCTGGCCAGCCCAG CCGGCTCGACGGCGGGTTCCAGCGCCAGTGCCGCCATGAACACGTTGGCGTCTCTGGGCACCCTGCAGGGTCTCACCGGGGCTTCCGTTGGCCTCAACAACCTCAACGCTCTCACCGCCGGCGTCGGCG GGATGGGGGCTCTGAACGGAGGTCTGGGCTCGTCCATGGCCAACGGCTCGGCGGCCAGTTCCATGGACGCGCTGACCCAGGCCTACTCGGGCATGCAGCAGTACACGGCCTCGGCCCTGCCCTCCCTCTACCCCCAGCCGCTCCTGCAGCAGAGCATCCCCGGGCACCAGAAGGAAG GGCCGGAGGGCGCCAACCTGTTCATCTACCACCTGCCGCAGGAGTTTGGGGACCAGGACCTCCTGCAGATGTTCATGCCCTTTGGGAACGTGGTGTCGGCCAAAGTGTTCATCGACAAACAGACCAATCTGAGCAAGTGCTTTG GGTTCGTCAGCTACGACAATCCCGTCTCGGCGCAAGCTGCCATCCAGGCCATGAACGGCTTCCAGATCGGAATGAAACGGCTGAAGGTTCAGCTGAAGCGTTCCAAGAACGACAGCAAGCCCTACtga
- the LOC127597530 gene encoding CUGBP Elav-like family member 2 isoform X1, protein MLEHSSELALVQGLYANSMRCPPTVRTEDLPLSNGMKMNGSSEHLDQPDPDSIKMFVGQIPRSWSETELKELFEPFGAVHQINILRDRTQNPPQSKGCCFVTFYTRKAALDAQNALHNIKTLSGMHHPIQMKPADSEKTSAVEDRKLFIGMVSKKYGENEVRMMFSSFGQLEECRILRGPDGQSRGCAFVTFATRAMAQNAIKTMHHSQTMEGCSSPLVVKFADTQRDKEQRRLQQQLVQQIQQLNSASTWGNLAGLGSLTPQYLALLQQAASTSNQSTFNSIQRLGVNPLQLQNLATLAAAAAAAQTSGSPTSSSGLSAATSALGALASPAGSTAGSSASAAMNTLASLGTLQGLTGASVGLNNLNALTAGVGGMGALNGGLGSSMANGSAASSMDALTQAYSGMQQYTASALPSLYPQPLLQQSIPGHQKEGPEGANLFIYHLPQEFGDQDLLQMFMPFGNVVSAKVFIDKQTNLSKCFGFVSYDNPVSAQAAIQAMNGFQIGMKRLKVQLKRSKNDSKPY, encoded by the exons CAACGGCATGAAGATGAACGGGTCGTCGGAACACTTGGATCAGCCGGACCCGGACTCCATCAAGATGTTTGTGGGCCAGATCCCTCGCTCCTGGTCGGAAACGGAACTCAAGGAGCTTTTTGAACCCTTTGGAGCCGTGCACCAGATCAACATCCTGCGCGATCGCACCCAGAACCCCCCTCAGAGCAAAG GATGCTGTTTTGTAACTTTTTATACAAGAAAAGCTGCACTGGACGCCCAGAACGCCCTCCACAACATCAAGACCTTAAGCGGG ATGCATCATCCTATTCAGATGAAACCGGCCGACAGTGAGAAAACAAGCG CCGTCGAAGACAGAAAACTCTTCATCGGAATGGTTTCAAAGAAATACGGCGAGAACGAGGTCAGGATGATGTTCTCGTCCTTCGGCCAGCTGGAGGAGTGCCGAATCCTGCGCGGACCCGACGGGCAGAGCAGAG GCTGTGCGTTTGTCACATTTGCTACCAGGGCAATGGCACAGAATGCAATCAAAACCATGCATCACTCTCAGACTATGGAG GGTTGCTCGTCGCCTCTGGTGGTGAAATTTGCCGACACGCAGCGGGATAAAGAGCAGCGCCGTCTGCAGCAGCAACTGGTGCAGCAGATCCAGCAGCTCAACAGCGCCTCCACCTGGGGGAACCTGGCCGGTTTGGGCAGCCTCACGCCTCAGTACCTGGCC TTGCTGCAGCAGGCCGCTTCCACGAGCAACCAGAGCACTTTCAACAGTATCCAGAGGCTAG GTGTGAATCCGCTTCAGCTGCAGAATTTGGCCACGTTAGCCGCAGCGGCCGCGGCGGCGCAGACCTCCGGCAGCCCCACCTCTTCCAGTGGCCTGTCGGCCGCCACCAGTGCGCTCGGAGCTCTGGCCAGCCCAG CCGGCTCGACGGCGGGTTCCAGCGCCAGTGCCGCCATGAACACGTTGGCGTCTCTGGGCACCCTGCAGGGTCTCACCGGGGCTTCCGTTGGCCTCAACAACCTCAACGCTCTCACCGCCGGCGTCGGCG GGATGGGGGCTCTGAACGGAGGTCTGGGCTCGTCCATGGCCAACGGCTCGGCGGCCAGTTCCATGGACGCGCTGACCCAGGCCTACTCGGGCATGCAGCAGTACACGGCCTCGGCCCTGCCCTCCCTCTACCCCCAGCCGCTCCTGCAGCAGAGCATCCCCGGGCACCAGAAGGAAG GGCCGGAGGGCGCCAACCTGTTCATCTACCACCTGCCGCAGGAGTTTGGGGACCAGGACCTCCTGCAGATGTTCATGCCCTTTGGGAACGTGGTGTCGGCCAAAGTGTTCATCGACAAACAGACCAATCTGAGCAAGTGCTTTG GGTTCGTCAGCTACGACAATCCCGTCTCGGCGCAAGCTGCCATCCAGGCCATGAACGGCTTCCAGATCGGAATGAAACGGCTGAAGGTTCAGCTGAAGCGTTCCAAGAACGACAGCAAGCCCTACtga
- the LOC127597517 gene encoding 2-oxoadipate dehydrogenase complex component E1-like isoform X1 codes for MSAALFLKSSTKRLPLRVFGRAAGCCYHTERGVYGYRPKRSPGGDELLSERITALNQDHGLARLVEAYRAHGHKLAKINPLLPHMPVVDGVPEISALTGTLGGPFDTSGLPHLGKAEASADEVRAYLEEAYCGHLSVETSQLCDVEEREWMADRFEELKSAPFSSDERRSLAKLMLESQEFDRFLATKFSTVKRYGGEGAESMMGFFHELFRRSAQAGVTDVVIGMPHRGRLNLLTGLLQFPPELMFRKMRGLSEFPETSPAIGDVLSHLTSSVDLDVGAGHRLHVTMLPNPSHLEAINPVAQGKTRALQQLRKEGDYSDDERARPGDRVLCLQVHGDGSFPGQGIVPETLTLSKLPHYRVGGSIHLIVNNQVGYTTPSDRGRSSLYCSDVGKMVNCAVIHVNGDDAEEVARATRLAVDYQRRFRRDVIVDLVCYRQWGHNELDEPFFTNPAMYKIIRSRKSVPDSYSDGLVSEGLMTEAERERIKAERHGWLNDKLANVTLYSPPPTNLQGRWGDLVEPRARVSSWDTGVPLPLLRYVGAKSVDVPEHVRLHGHLLKTHAQARLQKLQEGTKVDWSTAEALAFASLLCQGFDIRLSGQDVGRGTFSQRHAMLVCQDSDDTFVPLNHISPQQTGFLEVCNSPLSEEAVLGFEYGVSIARPKLLPIWEAQFGDFFNGAQIIFDTFISGGEAKWLLQCGLVILLPHGYDGAGPEHSSCRVERFLQMCDSEEGGVDGDTVNMAVVNPTTSAQYFHLLRRQMIRNFRKPLIVVGPKMLLRFPGAASSLTEMAPGTSFKPVLGDTSVSPDSVQRVVLCSGKHYYALLKQRDAAAKQDSALIRLEELCPFPLQALQTELHKYPNAKEFIWSQEEPQNMGPWSFVAPRFEKQLSCKLRLVSRPALPAPAVGIGTLHNRQQEALLAATFS; via the exons ATGTCAGCCGCTCTTTTCCTGAAAAGTTCCACCAAGCGGCTGCCGCTCCGCGTGTTTGGCCGGGCCGCCGGCTGCTGTTACCACACCGAGAGAGGCGTCTACGGCTACCGTCCCAAACGGAGCCCCGGCGGGGACGAATTGCTGAGCGAGCGCATCACCGCACTCAACCAAG ATCACGGCCTGGCCCGCCTGGTGGAGGCCTACCGAGCTCATGGACACAAGCTGGCCAAAATTAACCCGCTGCTGCCCCACATGCCCGTCGTGGACGGCGTTCCCGAGATCAGCGCGCTCACGGGCACCCTCGGCGGACCGTTCGACACCTCAG GACTGCCCCACTTGGGCAAGGCGGAGGCCTCGGCGGACGAGGTCCGGGCCTACCTGGAGGAGGCCTACTGCGGCCACCTGTCGGTGGAGACCAGTCAGCTGTGCGACGTCGAGGAGAGGGAATGGATGGCCGACCGCTTCGAGGAGCTCAAGAGCGCCCCCTTCTCCTCGGACGAGAGGAGGAGCCTGGCCAAGCTCATGCTGGAGTCGCAG GAATTTGACCGCTTCCTGGCCACCAAATTCTCCACGGTGAAACGCTACGGCGGAGAAGGAGCCGAGAGCATGATGGGCTTCTTCCACGAGCTTTTCCGGCGCTCGGCTCAGGCCGGCGTCACCGACGTGGTCATCGGCATGCCGCACCGGGGGCGGCTCAACCTCCTGACGGGCCTGCTCCAGTTCCCGCCGGAG CTGATGTTCCGGAAGATGCGCGGCCTGAGCGAGTTCCCCGAGACCTCGCCCGCCATCGGAGACGTCCTGTCCCACCTGACGTCGTCGGTGGACTTGGATGTGGGGGCGGGGCACCGGCTTCACGTCACCATGCTGCCCAACCCCTCCCACCTGGAGGCCATCAACCCCGTAGCTCAGGGCAAGACGCGGGCCCTGCAGCAGCTGCGCAAGGAGGGCGACTACTCGGACGACGAGCGTGCCCGGCCGGGGGACCGAGTCCTCTGTCTgcag GTCCACGGCGACGGCTCCTTCCCGGGCCAGGGCATCGTCCCCGAAACCTTGACCCTCTCCAAGCTGCCGCACTACAGAGTGGGGGGCAGCATCCACCTCATCGTCAACAACCAAGTGGGCTACACCACCCCGTCCGACAGGGGGAGGTCGTCTCTCTACTGCAGCGACGTCG GCAAGATGGTGAACTGCGCGGTGATCCACGTCAACGGCGACGACGCGGAGGAGGTGGCGCGGGCCACTCGGCTGGCCGTGGACTACCAGCGGCGCTTCAGGAGGGACGTCATCGTGGACCTGGTCTGCTACCGCCAGTGGGGCCACAACGAGCTGGACGAGCCTTTCTTCACCAACCCGGCCATGTACAAGATCATCCG CTCGCGCAAGAGCGTCCCCGACTCCTACTCGGACGGTCTGGTCTCCGAGGGCTTGATGACGGAGGCGGAGCGCGAGCGCATCAAGGCGGAGCGCCACGGCTGGCTCAACGACAAGTTGGCCAATGTGACGCTGTACAGCCCCCCGCCCACCAACCTGCAGGGCCGCTGGGGGGACCTGGTGGAGCCCCGTGCCCGGGTCAGCTCCTGGGATACGGGCGTCCCCCTCCCGCTGCTGCGGTACGTCGGGGCCAAGTCCGTGGACGTCCCCGAGCACGTCCGCCTGCACGGCCACCTGCTCAAGACCCACGCGCAG GCCAGACTCCAAAAGCTCCAGGAGGGGACCAAAGTGGACTGGTCCACGGCGGAGGCTTTGGCGTTTGCGTCGCTCCTTTGCCAAG GCTTCGACATCCGACTGAGCGGGCAGGACGTGGGCCGCGGCACCTTCAGTCAGCGGCACGCCATGCTGGTGTGCCAGGACAGCGACGACACCTTCGTTCCTCTCAACCACATCAGCCCCCAGCAGACGGGCTTCCTCGAA GTGTGCAACAGTCCGCTGTCCGAGGAGGCGGTTCTCGGCTTCGAGTACGGCGTCAGCATCGCCCGGCCCAAGCTCTTGCCCATCTGGGAAGCCCAGTTTGGAGATTTCTTCAACGGCGCTCAGATCATCTTTGACACTTTCATCTCGGGAG GCGAGGCCAAGTGGCTTCTCCAGTGCGGGCTGGTGATCCTGCTGCCTCATGGCTACGACGGAGCCGGACCGGAGCACTCCTCCTGTCGCGTGGAGCGCTTCCTGCAG ATGTGCGACAGCGAGGAGGGGGGCGTGGACGGCGACACGGTCAACATGGCGGTGGTCAACCCCACCACGTCGGCGCAGTATTTCCACCTGCTCAGGCGGCAGATGATCCGCAACTTCCGCAAGCCCCTCATCGTGGTCGGACCCAAGATGTTGCTGCGATTTCCC GGGGCCGCGTCGAGTTTGACGGAAATGGCGCCGGGGACCTCGTTCAAACCCGTGTTGGGGGATACGTCCGTCTCGCCAGACAG cgTCCAGAGAGTGGTGCTATGCTCCGGCAAACACTACTACGCCTTGCTGAAGCAGAGGGACGCCGCGGCCAAGCAGGACTCGGCGCTCATCCGCTTGGAGGAGCTGTGTCCCTTCCCGCTGCAGGCGCTCCAGACGGAACTCCACAAGTATCCCAACGCTAAAG AGTTCATCTGGAGTCAGGAGGAGCCTCAGAACATGGGCCCGTGGTCTTTTGTGGCTCCCCGCTTTGAGAAGCAGCTGTCCTGCAAG CTGCGCTTAGTAAGCCGCCCCGCGCTGCCCGCCCCCGCCGTGGGCATCGGCACCCTGCACAATCGGCAGCAGGAGGCCCTCCTGGCCGCCACCTTctcgtaa
- the LOC127597517 gene encoding 2-oxoadipate dehydrogenase complex component E1-like isoform X2, translating to MPVVDGVPEISALTGTLGGPFDTSGLPHLGKAEASADEVRAYLEEAYCGHLSVETSQLCDVEEREWMADRFEELKSAPFSSDERRSLAKLMLESQEFDRFLATKFSTVKRYGGEGAESMMGFFHELFRRSAQAGVTDVVIGMPHRGRLNLLTGLLQFPPELMFRKMRGLSEFPETSPAIGDVLSHLTSSVDLDVGAGHRLHVTMLPNPSHLEAINPVAQGKTRALQQLRKEGDYSDDERARPGDRVLCLQVHGDGSFPGQGIVPETLTLSKLPHYRVGGSIHLIVNNQVGYTTPSDRGRSSLYCSDVGKMVNCAVIHVNGDDAEEVARATRLAVDYQRRFRRDVIVDLVCYRQWGHNELDEPFFTNPAMYKIIRSRKSVPDSYSDGLVSEGLMTEAERERIKAERHGWLNDKLANVTLYSPPPTNLQGRWGDLVEPRARVSSWDTGVPLPLLRYVGAKSVDVPEHVRLHGHLLKTHAQARLQKLQEGTKVDWSTAEALAFASLLCQGFDIRLSGQDVGRGTFSQRHAMLVCQDSDDTFVPLNHISPQQTGFLEVCNSPLSEEAVLGFEYGVSIARPKLLPIWEAQFGDFFNGAQIIFDTFISGGEAKWLLQCGLVILLPHGYDGAGPEHSSCRVERFLQMCDSEEGGVDGDTVNMAVVNPTTSAQYFHLLRRQMIRNFRKPLIVVGPKMLLRFPGAASSLTEMAPGTSFKPVLGDTSVSPDSVQRVVLCSGKHYYALLKQRDAAAKQDSALIRLEELCPFPLQALQTELHKYPNAKEFIWSQEEPQNMGPWSFVAPRFEKQLSCKLRLVSRPALPAPAVGIGTLHNRQQEALLAATFS from the exons ATGCCCGTCGTGGACGGCGTTCCCGAGATCAGCGCGCTCACGGGCACCCTCGGCGGACCGTTCGACACCTCAG GACTGCCCCACTTGGGCAAGGCGGAGGCCTCGGCGGACGAGGTCCGGGCCTACCTGGAGGAGGCCTACTGCGGCCACCTGTCGGTGGAGACCAGTCAGCTGTGCGACGTCGAGGAGAGGGAATGGATGGCCGACCGCTTCGAGGAGCTCAAGAGCGCCCCCTTCTCCTCGGACGAGAGGAGGAGCCTGGCCAAGCTCATGCTGGAGTCGCAG GAATTTGACCGCTTCCTGGCCACCAAATTCTCCACGGTGAAACGCTACGGCGGAGAAGGAGCCGAGAGCATGATGGGCTTCTTCCACGAGCTTTTCCGGCGCTCGGCTCAGGCCGGCGTCACCGACGTGGTCATCGGCATGCCGCACCGGGGGCGGCTCAACCTCCTGACGGGCCTGCTCCAGTTCCCGCCGGAG CTGATGTTCCGGAAGATGCGCGGCCTGAGCGAGTTCCCCGAGACCTCGCCCGCCATCGGAGACGTCCTGTCCCACCTGACGTCGTCGGTGGACTTGGATGTGGGGGCGGGGCACCGGCTTCACGTCACCATGCTGCCCAACCCCTCCCACCTGGAGGCCATCAACCCCGTAGCTCAGGGCAAGACGCGGGCCCTGCAGCAGCTGCGCAAGGAGGGCGACTACTCGGACGACGAGCGTGCCCGGCCGGGGGACCGAGTCCTCTGTCTgcag GTCCACGGCGACGGCTCCTTCCCGGGCCAGGGCATCGTCCCCGAAACCTTGACCCTCTCCAAGCTGCCGCACTACAGAGTGGGGGGCAGCATCCACCTCATCGTCAACAACCAAGTGGGCTACACCACCCCGTCCGACAGGGGGAGGTCGTCTCTCTACTGCAGCGACGTCG GCAAGATGGTGAACTGCGCGGTGATCCACGTCAACGGCGACGACGCGGAGGAGGTGGCGCGGGCCACTCGGCTGGCCGTGGACTACCAGCGGCGCTTCAGGAGGGACGTCATCGTGGACCTGGTCTGCTACCGCCAGTGGGGCCACAACGAGCTGGACGAGCCTTTCTTCACCAACCCGGCCATGTACAAGATCATCCG CTCGCGCAAGAGCGTCCCCGACTCCTACTCGGACGGTCTGGTCTCCGAGGGCTTGATGACGGAGGCGGAGCGCGAGCGCATCAAGGCGGAGCGCCACGGCTGGCTCAACGACAAGTTGGCCAATGTGACGCTGTACAGCCCCCCGCCCACCAACCTGCAGGGCCGCTGGGGGGACCTGGTGGAGCCCCGTGCCCGGGTCAGCTCCTGGGATACGGGCGTCCCCCTCCCGCTGCTGCGGTACGTCGGGGCCAAGTCCGTGGACGTCCCCGAGCACGTCCGCCTGCACGGCCACCTGCTCAAGACCCACGCGCAG GCCAGACTCCAAAAGCTCCAGGAGGGGACCAAAGTGGACTGGTCCACGGCGGAGGCTTTGGCGTTTGCGTCGCTCCTTTGCCAAG GCTTCGACATCCGACTGAGCGGGCAGGACGTGGGCCGCGGCACCTTCAGTCAGCGGCACGCCATGCTGGTGTGCCAGGACAGCGACGACACCTTCGTTCCTCTCAACCACATCAGCCCCCAGCAGACGGGCTTCCTCGAA GTGTGCAACAGTCCGCTGTCCGAGGAGGCGGTTCTCGGCTTCGAGTACGGCGTCAGCATCGCCCGGCCCAAGCTCTTGCCCATCTGGGAAGCCCAGTTTGGAGATTTCTTCAACGGCGCTCAGATCATCTTTGACACTTTCATCTCGGGAG GCGAGGCCAAGTGGCTTCTCCAGTGCGGGCTGGTGATCCTGCTGCCTCATGGCTACGACGGAGCCGGACCGGAGCACTCCTCCTGTCGCGTGGAGCGCTTCCTGCAG ATGTGCGACAGCGAGGAGGGGGGCGTGGACGGCGACACGGTCAACATGGCGGTGGTCAACCCCACCACGTCGGCGCAGTATTTCCACCTGCTCAGGCGGCAGATGATCCGCAACTTCCGCAAGCCCCTCATCGTGGTCGGACCCAAGATGTTGCTGCGATTTCCC GGGGCCGCGTCGAGTTTGACGGAAATGGCGCCGGGGACCTCGTTCAAACCCGTGTTGGGGGATACGTCCGTCTCGCCAGACAG cgTCCAGAGAGTGGTGCTATGCTCCGGCAAACACTACTACGCCTTGCTGAAGCAGAGGGACGCCGCGGCCAAGCAGGACTCGGCGCTCATCCGCTTGGAGGAGCTGTGTCCCTTCCCGCTGCAGGCGCTCCAGACGGAACTCCACAAGTATCCCAACGCTAAAG AGTTCATCTGGAGTCAGGAGGAGCCTCAGAACATGGGCCCGTGGTCTTTTGTGGCTCCCCGCTTTGAGAAGCAGCTGTCCTGCAAG CTGCGCTTAGTAAGCCGCCCCGCGCTGCCCGCCCCCGCCGTGGGCATCGGCACCCTGCACAATCGGCAGCAGGAGGCCCTCCTGGCCGCCACCTTctcgtaa